Genomic segment of Pontibacter liquoris:
CAACTGAGCGGTACGATCCAGAACGACATCCTGAAGGAGTTTATGGTGCGCAACACCTACATCTACCCGCCGGAGCCAAGTATGAAGATCATTGCCGATATCTTTGCCTATACTTCCCGGAACATGCCGCGCTTCAATTCCATTTCCATTTCGGGCTACCACATGCAGGAAGCCGGGGCCACTGCCGACTTGGAACTGGCTTATACCCTGGCCGATGGCCGGGAGTATGTGCGCACCGGCCTGCAGGCAGGGATGGACATCGATGATTTTGCCCCACGGCTGTCGTTTTTCTGGGCCATCGGCATGAACCATTTCATGGAGATCGCCAAACTGCGGGCTGCCCGCATGCTGTGGGCTAAGCTCCTGCAGCAGTTCAACCCAAAGAACCCGAAATCGCTGGCGCTGCGCACGCACTGCCAGACCTCCGGCTGGAGCCTGACCGAACAGGACCCGTTTAACAACGTGGCCCGCACCTGCGTGGAAGCCATGGCCGCGGTGCTGGGCGGTACCCAAAGCCTGCACACCAACGCCTTGGACGAAGCCATGGCGCTCCCAACTGATTTCTCAGCCCGCATTGCCCGTAACACGCAGATCTACCTGCAGCAGGAAACCAACATTACCAAAGTAGTGGACCCCTGGGGCGGCTCATACTATGTGGAAACGCTTACGCACGAGCTAGCCCACAAAGCCTGGGAACTGATACAGGAAGTAGAGGAACTAGGCGGCATGGCCAAAGCTATCGAAACCGGGCTGCCAAAAATGCGCATCGAGGAGGCTGCTGCCCGTAAGCAGGCTCGCATCGACGCTGGCCGCGATGTGATTGTAGGCGTAAACAAGTATAAACCCAGCCAGATCCAGGAAATCGACATACTGGACATCGATAACACCGCCGTACGGGAATCGCAGTTACAGCGCCTGGCAAGTATAAAAGCCTCGCGCAACGAAGGCAGTGTACTGAACGCACTGCAGGCCCTGACCAATGCCGCCGAATCGGGCGTAGGCAACTTGCTGGAACTGGCCGTGGAAGCGGCCCGCCGCCGTGCCACCTTGGGCGAGATTTCAGATGCTTTGGAAAAAATTTATGGAAGACATAAAGCTGTGATCCGATCTATTTCAGGCATATATTCTGCCGAGCTCTCCGATGACGAAAACTTTGAACGTGCCAAAGCCCTGGCCGATGAGTTCGAGACCTTAGAAGGCCGTCGGCCGCGAAT
This window contains:
- the scpA gene encoding methylmalonyl-CoA mutase yields the protein MKPDFSKIVINKVAAATHGPKDPLEPKTWKTPEQIKVKRFYTQEDVQQFEHLDFAAGLPPYLRGPYSTMYVQKPWTIRQYAGFSTAEESNAFYRRNLAGGQKGLSVAFDLATHRGYDSDHPRVVGDVGKAGVAIDSVEDMKILFDQIPLDQMSVSMTMNGAVLPIMAFYIVAAEEQGVKPEQLSGTIQNDILKEFMVRNTYIYPPEPSMKIIADIFAYTSRNMPRFNSISISGYHMQEAGATADLELAYTLADGREYVRTGLQAGMDIDDFAPRLSFFWAIGMNHFMEIAKLRAARMLWAKLLQQFNPKNPKSLALRTHCQTSGWSLTEQDPFNNVARTCVEAMAAVLGGTQSLHTNALDEAMALPTDFSARIARNTQIYLQQETNITKVVDPWGGSYYVETLTHELAHKAWELIQEVEELGGMAKAIETGLPKMRIEEAAARKQARIDAGRDVIVGVNKYKPSQIQEIDILDIDNTAVRESQLQRLASIKASRNEGSVLNALQALTNAAESGVGNLLELAVEAARRRATLGEISDALEKIYGRHKAVIRSISGIYSAELSDDENFERAKALADEFETLEGRRPRIMVAKMGQDGHDRGSKVIATSFADLGFDVDIGPLFQTPAEVAMQAAENDVHVVGVSSLAAGHKTLVPQLIDELRKLGREDILVIVGGVIPAQDYDFLYKAGAEGIFGPGTIISVAAQHILEKLISMVKS